Part of the Geobacter pickeringii genome, GGACGAAGGTGGCGCTGCCGCCGGGGCCGGTCCCCGCCGCGGTCCTTCTGCCGCTCTTCGAGCAGGGGGGAGAGTACCACGTCCTCTTCACCAAGCGGACGGAGCACCTGAACCACCATCGCGGGGAGATCTCCTTCCCGGGCGGGTCTCGCCACCCCGACGACGCCGATCTGCGGGAGACGGCCCTGCGGGAGACCTGGGAAGAGGTGGGGATCAAGCCGGGCGATGTGGAAATTCTCGGCGAGTTGGACGATTTCTACTCGATCTACGACTATCTCGTGACCCCCTTCGTCGGGGTTTTCCCCGACGGGTATCCTCTGGTGGTGAACGGGGGGGAGATCGAACGGATCATCACGGTCCCACTCTCCCACCTTCTCAGACCCGCGATTTTCCGGGTCGAGGACTGGCGCTGGAAAGGGCGAACCCACCCGGTTTATTTCTATACCTGTGGCTCCGATGAAATCTGGGGTCTCACCGCGGCCATCCTGAAGCAGTTCCTCGATGCGGTGTTTGCGGGCGGAGCGGCCAACGGCGCCGGCTGCCGCTGACGAAAGCAGATGACGACAACAGTCCTCATAATCGACGATTCCGACACCCTGCGGGAGGAGATTCTCCGCTCCGTCCGCGGAGCCTCCCTCTTCGACACCTACCTGGAAGCCCGTGACGGGCTCGACGGCTTCAAGACCCTCCTCAACAACCGGGTGGATCTGGTCCTTTGCGATCTGGAAATGCCCCGGATGGACGGCTTCCGCTTCCTCTCCATGATGCGGGCCCGGGAGGAGTTCCAGGACCTGCCGGTCATCATGCTGACGAGCCGCGAGGACCGGGAGACCAAGATCCGGGGGCTGGAGCAGGGGGCCTCCGACTACGTCACCAAGCCGTTTGACACCGGTGAGCTTGTGGCCCGGATCCGGGTCCAGCTCAAGATGAAGGCGCTCCAGGACGAGCTCAAGCGGACCAACGAGCTGCTGCGCAAGCTCTCCATCACCGACCCCCTCACCCACCTCCACAACCGGCGCCACCTCATGGAGATGGTGGAGAAGGAATACCAGCGGGCCGCCCGCAAGGGGGGGCACCTCTCCCTCGTCATCCTCGACATCGACTACTTCAAGAAGATCAACGACACCTATGGCCACCCCGAGGGGGACAAGGTCCTGGCGTCCTTGGCCGAGATCGTCACGAAAGGGCTCCGCAGCTACGACGTCGCCGCCCGCTACGGCGGCGAGGAGTTCGTGCTGCTCCTTCCCGAGACCCCCATTTCCGAGGCATATGCCATCGCCGAGCGGCTCCGGGGAGAGGTCCAGGACCATGTCTTCAAGGGGACTCTCCAGGGGCAGGTGGTCACCATCAGCCTTGGCGTGGCGACCTACCCATCCCCCCGGGTCGAGAGCATCGACTCGCTCTTCCGGCAGGCGGACGAGGCCCTCTACCGGGCCAAGCAGAACGGCCGCAACCGGGTTGAGCTCATGGCCGGAGGGGTAACGGAGAAGGGGACGGCGGGGGTTCAGATTCTGGTGAGCGATTGACCGGAGCAGTGTAGGTGGAGCCGGCAGCCGCCGCAGCGGGGCGTTTTGCGGCAGTGCTCCTTGCAGTGCTCCACGATGAGGGCATGGTATTCGTTGAAGAGGGGGACGTCCGCCGGCAGGTTTTCCATGAAGAGGGCCCGGACCGTTTCGTAGTCCGCTGAAGCATCCACCAGGCCGAGGGCCGAGAAGAGGCGCTTCGTGTAGGCGTCCACCACGAAGGTCGGCTTTTCCCCCGCGTAGAGGAGGATCGAGTCGCAGGTCTCCCGCCCGATCCCCCGCACCCCCAGCAGTTCCTCCCGCAGTTCCCGCCACTCCCCCGCGAACATCCGCTCCAGGCTCCCTCCGTACCGACCGAAGAGATAGGTGACGAAATCCTTGAGCCGCGCGCTCTTGACGTTGTAGTACCCGGCCGGCCGGATCGTTTCCGCCAGATGCGCCGCCGGGACCTCCCGCAGTGCCTCCGGCGAGAGAAGCCCTTCCCGCCTGAGGTTCGCGATCGCCTTCTCCACGTTCCCCCAGTTGGTGTTCTGGGTCAGGATCGCCCCGACGCAGACCTCGAAGGGGGTTTCCGCCGGCCACCAGTGGCGGGGGCCGTAGCGGTGGAGGAGCAGGTCGAAGATCTCCCGGAGCCGCTGCTCACTCCCCACCCTTCCCTCCGTCGCCTCCCCCCAGAATCCGCCCGTAGACCCCCCGCACCGCGCCGGTGATCCGCTCATACTCGTCCATGAGCGCCGTGCCGGGATGGCGCAGTTTCGGGTCGTAGCCGAGGCGCCGGGCCAGGGCGTCCAGGTACTTCTGGTCCCCCCCCAGGTCGTTGATGGAGTAGTCGTGGATGAGGCGGAGCCGGTTTTCGAGCCGGCGGAGGAACTTGTACCCCTCCTGCAGAGGGGCGAAGTCGTCCTCGCCGAGGACGCCGCAGAGCCGCATCGCCTTCAGGGCGAGGAGCGTGTTGGTGCTCCGGATCTCCGGGTGGTTCACGCCGTGGGAGAGCTGGAGGAACTGGACCATGAACTCGATGTCGACGATCCCCCCCCGCCCGGTCTTGATGTTGTAGCTGCCGGCGGTCTCCCGGGCCAGCTCCATCTCCATGCGGGTCCGCAGCCGGTGGATCTCGCTCCGCACGCTTTCGTCGGCGCCGGCACCGTAGACCGTCTCCCGGATGACATCCTCGATGGAGCGGCGCAGCCGCTCGTCGCCGAAGACGACCCGGGCCCGGGTGAGGGCCTGGCGCTCCCAGATCTGGGCCTCCTCCCGGTGGTAGGTCCGGAACGACTCCAGGGAGGTGACCAGGGGCCCCGCGTTCCCCGAGGGGCGGAGCCGGGTGTCGATCTTGTAGACGTACCCCTCCCGCGTGGGGGTGGTGAGGATGGAGATGATCTTCTGGCCGAGCTTGGCGAAGTACTCCCGGTTGGAGATCTGCTTCTCCCCCCCGTCGGTCTCTCCCTGATGGTCGTAGATGTAGATGATGTCCAGGTCCGAGTGGTAGTTGAGCTCGTTCCCCCCCATCTTCCCCAGGGCCACCACGGCGAAGTGGGCCTGGCGGAGGTCGCCGTCGGCGTCGCGGTACCTCGGCGTGCCGAAGCGGGCGAGCTCCTTCTTCGCCATTCGGCAGGCGGCGGAGAGGCAGACCTCGGCCAGGGCCGTCAGCTGGTAGGTGAGTTCAGACTGGCCGAGCTTGCCGTAGATGTCGGTCATCCCGATCCGGAGGAACTCCTCGCAGCGGTAGCGGCGCAGGATGTCGAGCCGCTCCTCGTAATCGCCCGCCGCCTCCAGCATCCCGTTCAGCTCCGTCTCCATCGCCTGCCGGTCCTTGACGGAGGTGGCATAGGCGCGGGAGACGAGGCTGTCCAGAAGCTCCGGGTGGCCGATGAAGATCTTGGAGAGGAACTCCGAGGTGGCGAAGAGGGAGACCAGCAGCTTCAGGATCTCCCGGTTTTCGGCCAGGAGCGCGTAGAACGAGGAGCGGGAACCGACGGCACAGAGGAACCGCTCCAGGTTGGTGAGGGCCAGGTCCGGGTCGGGGGAGGCGAAGATCTCCTGCAGAAGGAGCGGCGAGATCTTCTCCAGGAGCCGGCTCGCCCGTTCGGTGAGATGGGCCCGGGGAGGGCCGTCGCGCAGCTGCAG contains:
- a CDS encoding NUDIX hydrolase, translated to MHRTAPEREQLKERIRQALAARTKVALPPGPVPAAVLLPLFEQGGEYHVLFTKRTEHLNHHRGEISFPGGSRHPDDADLRETALRETWEEVGIKPGDVEILGELDDFYSIYDYLVTPFVGVFPDGYPLVVNGGEIERIITVPLSHLLRPAIFRVEDWRWKGRTHPVYFYTCGSDEIWGLTAAILKQFLDAVFAGGAANGAGCR
- a CDS encoding diguanylate cyclase encodes the protein MTTTVLIIDDSDTLREEILRSVRGASLFDTYLEARDGLDGFKTLLNNRVDLVLCDLEMPRMDGFRFLSMMRAREEFQDLPVIMLTSREDRETKIRGLEQGASDYVTKPFDTGELVARIRVQLKMKALQDELKRTNELLRKLSITDPLTHLHNRRHLMEMVEKEYQRAARKGGHLSLVILDIDYFKKINDTYGHPEGDKVLASLAEIVTKGLRSYDVAARYGGEEFVLLLPETPISEAYAIAERLRGEVQDHVFKGTLQGQVVTISLGVATYPSPRVESIDSLFRQADEALYRAKQNGRNRVELMAGGVTEKGTAGVQILVSD
- a CDS encoding endonuclease III domain-containing protein codes for the protein MGSEQRLREIFDLLLHRYGPRHWWPAETPFEVCVGAILTQNTNWGNVEKAIANLRREGLLSPEALREVPAAHLAETIRPAGYYNVKSARLKDFVTYLFGRYGGSLERMFAGEWRELREELLGVRGIGRETCDSILLYAGEKPTFVVDAYTKRLFSALGLVDASADYETVRALFMENLPADVPLFNEYHALIVEHCKEHCRKTPRCGGCRLHLHCSGQSLTRI